The following DNA comes from Erigeron canadensis isolate Cc75 chromosome 3, C_canadensis_v1, whole genome shotgun sequence.
ACATGGatttgaagtaaaaaaaaaacaacaaagggAATGTAGATGCATTTTAGATTAAAAAGTATTagaatatttaaataattattaatttatattttgatggaacctatatatttacattagggtttcaaaaaaattattatcttgttattttattgattggtgATCAATTTTATACTACTCCAACTTAGGACcagacaaattattaattttatcaagattattaatttattgagtattaatttataaaggttcTACTGGAAATAGTTAAAAAGAGTGCATAGTTATAAACGAACTAAggtaaacacaaaaaaatttgCTATTGAATGATCACAGACAAATTATCTATTTGACCGAACATGAGTTTTATAAAGACAATAAAAATCCTTAACATGTTTTCCAACTATTTTTTGTTCTTAATTCATTAAACGtgtatttaacttttataattttcttgtagtactagcatggtacccacaTGTTGCAGCGAATACCATTGACAGGCGTCTCATGTCATGATTACCCAAAACAACATAAGCGAGCAATTAACTAAACAAGATACTATGATGGATAATGTTGCTTTAATAACGGccaatattgaaaaaaaattaccaGGATCCAACAAATGTGATTCATAGATTTGTTTGCATAACTTTCAATTTAGTACAGTATAACTCATGCAAAACTCCGCCATTATTAAGGATAATTTGTAAATACCATCCAACATACTCTATATGCTTTTGAAGCAATAAATTGGATAACGGTTTCATGATTATGGGTCATGACATAAACAGTCGATGGCATAAACAAAGCTAGATAACACAAAGTCCAAAATGGGTTTAAAATAAGTTCAccttaataatatattaatatgcaGCATGAAACATGATCATGAGTTCATTTAAAAGATCTGACCCCAACATCATCAACCTTGAAAGGCTTACTTCAATATTCATTCCTGTTAATAAAAGTAATCATTAATATTGGCAAAGCCAAAAGCTATAACTTGAAAAACATGTGTTGGGCCgttcaaaataaagaaaaacatatgttgGGTAAGAGTCTAGAGTCTAGACATGCCAGGCCAGATCACATTGAGCCAACCCCAAAACCTTATTATCGCCTTTTTTCCTGTTTGATCCATtaccaacccacccattttgcccgTCTATACAAACGGAAAAGAAAGCTACAGCGAAAAACATACGCAACATCATCTAGGCCCTTAGCCTCATCTATGAGGTTCTTGTTCTTGGTCTCCAAAACATcggcaacaaaaaaaaaacagcaagAAGACTTTTTTGGTCTGTCCGTCCCTTCTTTACAATTTTCCGCTCATATTTTCCATAATGTTGGAGTACTTTGAAACATGACAACCATTTGAAGCAAAATCAGCAAACATGAATTGGTTAAGTTTGGTTTGTTCATTACTTGCATATATTGGTTTGTGCCTTCGGGGGGCAGGTCATGCTGTAGGCTTTGAATCGATGCTATGTAACTTAGAGAAGAGTCCTATAAGAGGGGTAGTCCCGAAAAGTGTAGGCTCTGTTTTATCCATTACCTCCCATGATGCAGCATTATCCACAACGTATTTCAAGTAGGACTCATCCTTGGTTGCTTGGTACAACCATGTAGCAGCCCACATTAGTTCATCCTTCAAATcgaaacaacaacaaacaaaaatcattgATGAATAGGAAATTGTACCAGCCAAAATGAACAAAAAGCGTCATGTTAGTACACTTTAAGCATAGTAGATAAGACCTCCAATGCAGACATAATTGTAAGATGTATCAAAATCTACAAGCTCTTATTCCGAGACCAAGAGCAGGTTACCTGGCACAATCTGGTTGATCCCTTCCACCGATAACGTCGTTGAGAATGCCCAACAACTCCTACACTTTGCTAAACATAAATCTGTTTagttttgaaaaccaaaatacACTCGATAAGAAATTAAGTGAGTTTAgtttcaaaatccaaatttcAAAACCTGCTTAAGATTGAATAAACATTGAAACATGATCGATATTTTATCCTGAATTAGTATTCTAAGTAATGACATGTTTTTTGAATATAATACAgtatataaattacaaaaagtaataaaatttaatttgaacATAAAAAGGTTATATAGAAAAGACTTACGTAGCCAAAGTTTCCTCGATCCTTaacagcagcaacaacaacgTTGAAATTTGAAGCTACAAAAATAACAATACGTCAAATGATTATAATATGTCGAAGTAATAACTACAGTCACCTCTTTCAAACTTTCTTACTGGGAAGTTGATATGAGTCAAGTAATCCCAATACACCAACTCGTAAGCTCGAGCTACTTTCTCTTGCATATcatcaatattttttaataatataaccCTTGAGTGAACCCATATCAGTGTTTAATTGAGTTGCAGAACTTTAAGACAAAAACATATTACTTACTACCTATATTTGAACTTTAAAAATACTTACCAATATACACTAAGAAATGATCAAGTATCCCACATgacaaataagaaaaacaaaggaaaaagaagaCATGGAAATAAATTCGAAAATAACCCTGTATTCTTTTTCTGGTTTGCCCCTCTTTCTTGCAACTACATCTCTTCGATGACACATATGtctaaaaagaacaaaaatgataataatgcATACTTGAACCCAAAGAATAAAGAAAGAATGGTATCTATATCAAAACTCGACGACGACCGTATACTGCTAGATATGTGTGTGGttgattatgaaaaataaaattagggttttaccTGTTAGAGGAAGTGGGAGTGATAAAAACAAACCTTGTCGGAATCGAATAGTACATCATATGCTTCCCTAATTATCTTAAAAGCTTGTCAGCATCACCGTGAATGGTTATGCCAACTTGCTCTGCTCACAATTCTTGGTAGAAACTTACCCGCATGCATTTAAAGATAATAAGTAACATTCCTATAAATAAGAGCATGTAAATAACACAGCAAGAGAAACCCAAAACTTTGATAAAACAAATCTATTTATGATGATTAAAAAACCCTGAATATTTAATAtcaacaaaaaccctaaaatctattaccagaaaaacccaaaatctttaaaaccactaatatataaaacagaTTAATTACCAGGAGTGGCTCATAGCATCAGAGAGGGGTGATTAGATTTGAAAACCGAAACCCCTAGAGGAAAGTAGCTAGCGGGGAGAGTCTTTGAGAGAGGTCcatttaaaatttgaatttgaatttaaaaaggGACCTGAGGTCGTCTCGATGATGAAAGGAGCATAAGATTTGAGGCAATCATAAAAGGAGCAGACATGAATTTTGAAACGCGGGCAAGGAGTGAAAAGGAGCATGCTTTGTTTGGTTTCTGTGTTCTGTCTTTACTGGGAGAATTTCAAAGAATGGAGAAGAAACAGGCGTGAGGGAGAAGTGAGAATTCCGAAGAAGGGAGAAGCGAGGGTATGCTAGTAATTTCGCAACTCTTTTTCAACCGATGTTATCATTTCCCTTATAAAGGAGTAGAGATAATCTTTTATATTTGTACATTAAGCATCAAATGTTGTACACTAGGTGTTCCCGTCGAAACAAAATTACATCAACACCACCCCACAAATATATCGGCAAAATCATATATTAACctattcattcattcacataAAAATTTTCAAACCCTTTTTTGTGACCATGGATCCTTATGCAGCCGCTCAAACACAAACTTATCAACCAAcaccatcaacaacaacaacaacgacgacatcatcatcatcacaaatACAATCAGATCCATATATCTATAGCCAACAACAACAATCATATGACCCATCTCAATATGCAGCATATTATCAACAATATGACCAATCTCAACAATATTATGACCCccaatcatattatcaaacggCCCCACctgaacaacaacaaccacaacctgaacaacaacaacaacaagaacatgTTCCAATTCACCCACCTGGTGTTCCGGTTCAACCCGACCCAAATCAATATACTGATCCATATTATCAAACTGACCCTAATGCTGCTGCTTATTATCAGACTGACCCTAATGCTGCTTATTACTATGCACAgccacaaacacaaacacagaCACCTCAAGTCGCCCAACAACAACCGGTAAGTTATTCGGATCCGGGTGTGGTTGTTCCTCCGGGTCAACAACCATGGCAGCATTATCAGGCTCAAGCTGGTGATTATGGACTTGCTTCTGTTTATCCACCACTggtattaaaaaaagtttccatcttttttaaattttgtgtaTTTTTGTGATATGGGTTTGCtaggaattagggttttgatatCTGGGTATCTGATTAATTCtatttatatgttataaatattgatttattgTGTAATGGGatagttttattattttgggttttttagGAATTAGGGTTTCATATTTGGGGCGGACTGGGTTGTTGTTTAGATATGATTGATTAGAGGGTGTTTAGGATTGTATTTTTAGGGGACATGATCTGATTATTGTCCAAAACTCGGAAACTAGTGTTTGCGTAATCATATTGAAAAAAGTTTTCATGTCTTTCCTCATAGAGAAAAGAAAACGTAGTTTTGACGAAGTAGGTTTTGACCATCTTTTTGAAAAtgtggttttgtaaacacagTCTCGGTTTTTACAAACGCATTCCCAAACACCCGTTAAGTATTGAGTGGATAAGTAGAATATTTTTTGTGATGCACAAAGCAAATATAACACACCCTTAGGTAATGAGCGGAAATTTGGATTTCACGAATCATAAAAATGTGCCTTCTAATATGCTGTGCTAGAAAAAAATCTTAACTATAAGTATTGATTTCATAAAATGGCACATAGCTTGATTGGAATTTGGaagaaaaataatgtttatatgtGTATTGCTTGGGTATATAGAATATATTTAGCTTGTGCTTATTATATGCTTGAATGTTGTGACAGTATGCTTCCTTACCTAGATTTGAAGAAACCATAAGCATCAATTGACTGCATTTACCACGGTACAAATGTGTTTAAGATATCTGACTTTGGATCTATTATTTGTGAAAAATCATTGATAAATTCTTGTAGCGGTTCCTTCTACTTAGTCTCTTAATAACAAGATTTTGCAACTCTAAGTATTTCTCTTTCTTACACTTTTTCTCGTCCATGTTTCATCATCTTGTTATGAGGAGGATAAGTAGAGCTATAAGGATTTAATGTTGCTTACATTGTTTAATCGTTTAAGTTTCACAAGTAAGGGGGTTCTTGGATGCATTTTGAaactgattatttgattattgctACTTTACTAGTAATAGTaatcatttttatgtttttggatCCATACCAGCTGAAACAAAACTCAATGACTATCAAACGTTAAAATAAAGCTCTACAATTATACTTTCTTATAAACATGGTTTGAGTGACTTCTACTCCCATCCACGAGGCTTAACTCCTTTTTTCACgagaatatatatacttataataattataagctGTATTAACACTCGAATTACTGATTATATGATAATTACGTGTTCAAGCATATTAAGTACATCTAAGTATTATCTTGACACCTTCTACAACCTGTAAAAGTCACATCTACTTTTTAACACACATCCAAATTTCAGGGATATGGTATAAATCGAGGATTTTTAAAGGTCGTGTTacattattttaagagttgattTAGTGGTAAATCTTCACATCAGTTGATAAACTGTTCTTCAAATACTGATGTGAATAGTATAATCCCCAGAACTATCAGCTAAGCTGGACACCATGCACTTTCATAGAAGCCGAGCTCGAGCCAGACCATTAGAACAGAAAATTCTCACAGGCTCAAGCTTGAGTATAAAATCAGCCATTGTAATGGCTTCGGTTGTACGGTTTAAATCTAGAATGCCCACTACTTTTACTTAAAAGTTGTTTTTCCCCTCTGCAGAAATGATTAGCCAAAAGCTCTCAGCTTGATTGAAGATTTTGCAGGTTTTGACTAATGGAAATGGTacataatgttttttattttatagaacAGGTTAAGGGGAAATGAAGATGTGGCTTCTCTAGGCCAGAGGAGCCATGAAATGTATAGGGGgataaaatttacaattaatTGCAAATATTTTGAATTACGTTTACATAATCAAATCTTTAAAAACTAATAACTACATAAGTTTATTGCTCTGAGACTGCTTTTGTATAACTGGTCACAAAACCTTAAAGCAACCATGTGATGAATTGCTATCATCCCATGAGACAAGTTTATAAAATAACCCTAATTGCAATACATATGAACTTATATTATATTGGTTGCTTTATAGTTGCTGTGGGCAACCCTTTGTTTATTACGTCTTCTTTCCCGATCCAAGATACTAGGTGAATGAACCAAGCTTATGGTCATGCTGAGCTTGTTCATTATTGCTAAATGGAAGGGGGCATTATCAACCCATATACTTTTGAATGGGTTGATTCTGGTTATGCTTTATCTCTAACGGGTCAAACAACTGATATTCAAACAAACATGTTTGGCCCGTTACCCAATTAGCCATTTGACCACCTCTGCTGCTGAACCTTGGCGGTGGGCCACATGTCACTTACATGTGGCGTTTCTGGTGGGAGGGTGGGGTGTCGAGGTTCTCATTCTAAACGGTCATTCAACAATCTTTACCTTAAATGGTATCATTAGAAAACTGTCTTTTCTCGTTTGGACGTTAGATGGTGGGAGGGGTGGAGTGTCAAGGTTCTCCTTCTAAAGGGTAATTCAACAATCTTTACCTTAAATGGTATCATTAGAAAACTGTCTTTTCTCGTTTGGATGTTGGTTGATGAACCTTTCTTCAGGATTTATATTCAAGATTCTTGAGGCATACTTCATCTCTCGTAGGTTGTAGCTTCTGGCAGCAGTTTCTTTGTTGTGGGAGATGGATCCGcctgattttcatggtttcTTTT
Coding sequences within:
- the LOC122592561 gene encoding uncharacterized protein LOC122592561 isoform X1, which encodes MQEKVARAYELVYWDYLTHINFPLQISTLLLLLLRIEETLATVGVVGHSQRRYRWKGSTRLCQDELMWAATWLYQATKDESYLKYVVDNAASWEVMDKTEPTLFGTTPLIGLFSKLHSIDSKPTA
- the LOC122592561 gene encoding uncharacterized protein LOC122592561 isoform X2; the encoded protein is MQEKVARAYELVYWDYLTHINFPLQISTLLLLLLRIEETLATVGVVGHSQRRYRWKGSTRLCQDELMWAATWLYQATKDESYLKYVVDNAASWEE